A single region of the Ochotona princeps isolate mOchPri1 chromosome 10, mOchPri1.hap1, whole genome shotgun sequence genome encodes:
- the LOC101527226 gene encoding cytochrome c, somatic-like, whose amino-acid sequence MDDVEKSKKIFVRKCAQCHTMEKGGKLKTGPNLHGLFGRKTGQAADFSYTDANKSKGITWGEDTLMEYLENPKKYIPGTKMIFVPLRRMRGQT is encoded by the coding sequence ATGGATGATGTTGAGAAAAGCAAGAAGATTTTTGTTCGGAAGTGTGCCCAGTGTCACACCATGGAAAAAGGAGGCAAGCTCAAGACCGGACCCAATCTCCATGGTCTGTTTGGGCGGAAGACCGGGCAAGCTGCCGACTTCTCTTACACAGATGCCAACAAGAGCAAAGGCATCACCTGGGGAGAGGACACTCTGATGGAATACCTGGAGAATCCCAAGAAGTACATCCCGGGCACCAAGATGATCTTTGTGCCATTAAGAAGAATGAGAGGGCAGACTTGA